CGGCCGACGGGCGGCACGGCAACACGATGGCGAAGATCAATTCCGCGTACGCCTGGGGCGGCACCCCGCTGACCGTGCAGACCGTGGAGTCCTTCACCGGTGTGCACATCGACCACGTGGCGCTGGTCGACTTCGCCGGCTTCGCGCAGGTGGTCAACGCCCTGGGCGGGGTGGACCTGACGATCGAGAAGACCATCACCTCGATCCACGAGCCGCACCGGACGTTCCAGAAGGGCGTCCGGCATCTGGACGGCGCGGCGGCGCTGGACTACGTGCGCCAGCGCTACCAGTTCAGTGACGGCGACTTCAGCCGGGAACGGCACCAGCGGGAGTTCCTGCAGGCGCTGCTCGATCGGGCGGCCAGCGTCGGCACGCTGTCGAACCCGGTCAAGCTCAACTCGTTCCTCCAGGCCGTCACGAAGTCGGTGACCGTGGACGAGGACTTCAACCTGGTCAACGTGGCGCTGGAACTGCGGGACCTGCGCAGCGACGACCTGACCTTCCTGGGCAGCCCCAGCGCGGGCACCGCGGTGAAGAGCGGCCAGAGCGTCGTCCTGTCGGACACCGCCAAGGCCAAGGCGCTCTACCAGGCGGTCGTGGACGACACGGTGCAGGAGCACCTGGGGGTCGCCGCGCCACCCCGACGCCCAGCGCCAGCCTGACCCCTGGCTCCCCCTTTCCATGGCGCCACTGCCGCCGTCGCCGTCGGCAGCCGGAAACCGAGGGCTCCGTTTTCGCGAGTCCCCCGGCAGACGCCCGGCGGGCCACGGAAAGGGCACCTCATCACGGCTTTGGAGGATCAGCCGGTCACCTGGGCAATAGCCCGACGACGGGAGCTTGACCAACCGACGCCCGGCGCTTCCGGTTTAAGCGGATGGAGTAGCTGAATGAACGTCCTGGACCCGCAGTGGCTCATTTCCACCTTCGGCCTCGTCGGCATCCTCGCGATCGTGTTCGCCGAATCGGGACTGTTGCTCGGGTTCTTCCTGCCCGGCGACTCGCTGCTGTTCACCACCGGGCTGGCGGTCGCCGGCAGCCATTACCTACCGTATCCGCTGTGGCTGGTGTGCCTCCTCGTCGTGGTGGCGGCCATCGCCGGTGACCAGGTCGGCTACCTGTTCGGACGCCGCGTCGGACCGCGGCTGTTCCGACGCCCGAACTCCCGACTGTTCCGCCAGGAGAACCTGCACCGGGCGCAGGACTTCTTCGACCGGTATGGAGCCCGCTCCATCATGCTGGCCCGGTTCGTGCCGATCGTGCGCACCTTCACTCCGATCGTCGCTGGCGCGAGCCGGATGCACTACCGCAGGTTCGTCGCCTACAACATCATCGGCGGCAGCCTCTGGGGAGCCGGGGTCACCGTGCTCGGCGCCCTTCTCGGTCAGGTCACGTTCGTCCGCTCCCACATCGAATTCATCCTCATCGGCATCGTGCTCGTCTCGGTCGTACCCATCGCCATCGAACTACTGCGCGCCCGGCATCGCGCGCATGCCTCCGCACCCGGCGTGCTACCCGGGCCGGGCGGCCCCGGGCGCTGACCGGCCGCCGCTTCGCAGCGTCGATGACGCTGGTCGCGGTGCCGTGGATATCCGCGTTCCCCATGGTCATGATCCGCGCGCTGCTGGCTCCCTGTGCGGTCGGATTGACGAACCCGTGCGCCGGCTGACCGGCCGGCGTGGCGTGGGTTGCCGGCCGGGTAGTGAGCGGCTCCGGGAGCCCGCGTCGTCTGCTGGTCGTACGAGCGAGGCCGTCGGAGATTGCACCGCCCGCCCGCCCGCCCGCCCGCCCGCCCGGACGGCCGAGTGCCGAGCCGGGCGAGCGATCGGCGCACACAGGCAACTCTCATCTGGTTCTCATCCTCGTGAGCTATGACGGCTACCAGGGCTTCTACGAGATGGCGGGGCTACTCGTGCGGATCTTGGTTGTGGATGACGATGCGGCGGTGCGTGATGCTCTGTCCCGTATGCTTCGATTCGACGGATATGAGGTTGGCCTGGCCGCAGATGGGGTGTCGGGCCTGCAGGAGGTACGTGACCGGGGACCGGACGCGGTGATCCTCGACGTCATGATGCCGCGCCGGGATGGTCTGGAGATGTGTCAGGCGCTGCGGGCCGACGGGAACCACGTACCGGTGTTGATGTTGACCGCTCGGGAGAGCGTCGGCGACCGGGTCGCCGGGCTCGACGCCGGAGCCGACGACTATCTGGTGAAACCGTTCGCGTCGCAGGAGTTGCTGGCTCGGATCCGCGCGCTGCTGCGCAGGTCGGCGGGCACCGACGCGAGCGCCGGCCGGGATGCGGGCCCACCGCTGCGGTATGGCGACCTGTGCCTGCACCCCCTCACCCGGGAGGTACGCCGGGGCGCTCGCGAGATCCAACTGACCCGTACCGAGTTCACGATCCTGGAGGTGTTCCTGCGGCACCCCCGTCAGGTGCTCACCCGCGCGGTGCTGTTCGAGCAGGTGTGGGGCTACGACTTCGGCGCCGCTTCCAACAGCCTGGACGTCTACATCGGCTATCTGCGACGGAAACTGGAGGCCGAGGGGGAGCCCCGGTTGCTGCAGACCGTGCGGGGCGTCGGCTACGCGCTGCGCACCGGGACGCAGTGAGTAGGCCGAGCCGGGGTCGGAGAGGCGGCCGCCGGGGCCGCCTGCGGTGGCGCCGGCTGTCTCTGCGGTCCCGCATTGCGGTGGCGTCCGCGACCGCGGTAGCGATCGCGGTGGTCGCGGTCTCCGCGGTCGTCTTCTTCGTGGTCGCCAGCCAGCTCCATCAGCAGCTGGACAGTCAGCTCGTGACGGACGCGCACGCGGTCGCCGAGCGGCCCGGACACCCGTGGAACGGCAGCGACGATCCGGACGGCGACCACGACGA
The nucleotide sequence above comes from Micromonospora sp. NBC_00389. Encoded proteins:
- a CDS encoding LCP family protein, encoding MLAALLVLGGGAMIAIGAYGRSLDGNLARTDAFAGLPESARPAEAVTGAMNVLLLGRDSRDPDKTADSRTDTIMVLHLDADHQKAEVISIPRDTWVFVPKSADGRHGNTMAKINSAYAWGGTPLTVQTVESFTGVHIDHVALVDFAGFAQVVNALGGVDLTIEKTITSIHEPHRTFQKGVRHLDGAAALDYVRQRYQFSDGDFSRERHQREFLQALLDRAASVGTLSNPVKLNSFLQAVTKSVTVDEDFNLVNVALELRDLRSDDLTFLGSPSAGTAVKSGQSVVLSDTAKAKALYQAVVDDTVQEHLGVAAPPRRPAPA
- a CDS encoding DedA family protein, which encodes MNVLDPQWLISTFGLVGILAIVFAESGLLLGFFLPGDSLLFTTGLAVAGSHYLPYPLWLVCLLVVVAAIAGDQVGYLFGRRVGPRLFRRPNSRLFRQENLHRAQDFFDRYGARSIMLARFVPIVRTFTPIVAGASRMHYRRFVAYNIIGGSLWGAGVTVLGALLGQVTFVRSHIEFILIGIVLVSVVPIAIELLRARHRAHASAPGVLPGPGGPGR
- a CDS encoding response regulator transcription factor, with the translated sequence MAGLLVRILVVDDDAAVRDALSRMLRFDGYEVGLAADGVSGLQEVRDRGPDAVILDVMMPRRDGLEMCQALRADGNHVPVLMLTARESVGDRVAGLDAGADDYLVKPFASQELLARIRALLRRSAGTDASAGRDAGPPLRYGDLCLHPLTREVRRGAREIQLTRTEFTILEVFLRHPRQVLTRAVLFEQVWGYDFGAASNSLDVYIGYLRRKLEAEGEPRLLQTVRGVGYALRTGTQ